GCGGCGAGGTTATACGTCGGGGAAAGCTTCAACTCAGATAAATCACGATACTAGAGCATAAAAGACCCGTCAATCGACTGCGCAGGGGATAGACTAACGGTTTATTAATGTTCAACAGATTGAAGAAAAAGGGGGGGAGCTACTCCTCAGCCTCTAACCGCTTCTGAAATGCCATTATCAACTTGATCATGTCAGCCTTGGGCATATTCTCAGCGATCCCATCTACGTCGTAGACAACATCAGAAACGATCCCTGTCGGTGTTCCCTTAGCGGGGATTTCGATTCTGTCCTCCCACTTCGCACGCCTTTCTTTTTGACTAGATCTTTCAGCGTAGTGGCTCAAGAGAGATTCTGTTTTTTCTAACCGCTCCTCTAGGTCTTCGAACTCTGGCTGAGTGATGGCTATTGCTTTATAGTGTTTCTTGTAGGCTTTGAGTATCTCTTTATTGGAGAAGGTGGCATAATGCTCCCGAGAATCCTTAATCCTCCTTCCCTGCATCCTTGCAATTTTTATGCTTTTCATATCGCTGTTTTCGAGTCGACTTGTGTTGTACTTTCTGAGACTGTGTGCGCTAATCTTGGTCCAATCAAGATTGGGTCTCTGCGCTTTCCCTCGACTTCTTAGTCTCTGAAAGATTGCGATTCCAGCATTTTTGTTCAGAGGTTTCCCATAACTCGGGTGACGTGTGTCAGTCGATATGAAGAGATAATCATTAGACTTGAAAGGCAAAATTTCACGCTCTCGATAATTCAGCCATCGGTCAACAGCTTGCGTCGTCTCGAAACCAAAACAGGGTTGGGCTTTATTCTCTGTCTTCTCCTGCAAAATGTTAACACAGAGGAAGTCATCCCTATCCCTATTCTCGGTAAGGTCTTTCACCTTCAACCGTAAGGCGTCACCAATGCGCAGACCTGAATCCTTTAGGACGTGAATTAGGACTTTATCTCTAAGCTCTCTCGATAATTCCAACATAACTTTAACATGGCTTCTGGTCGCCTTCCCTATCGGATTTACTCTAAGTTTGATTCCATTCTTCTTGGCGCTGAAGTCGATTTCATTAGCCTCGAAGAACCGCTTGACCGCTTTCTTCACCATATCAATTGAGCTGGAAGAATATCCTTCATCCCTCATCTTTCTCTGGTAT
This genomic stretch from Candidatus Bathyarchaeota archaeon harbors:
- a CDS encoding tyrosine-type recombinase/integrase — encoded protein: EDDLETLAQSTQREYRRNLNQFLEFLGIDHEGLYLMHIEVLKSNDPRDRGQVKRLLVKYQRKMRDEGYSSSSIDMVKKAVKRFFEANEIDFSAKKNGIKLRVNPIGKATRSHVKVMLELSRELRDKVLIHVLKDSGLRIGDALRLKVKDLTENRDRDDFLCVNILQEKTENKAQPCFGFETTQAVDRWLNYREREILPFKSNDYLFISTDTRHPSYGKPLNKNAGIAIFQRLRSRGKAQRPNLDWTKISAHSLRKYNTSRLENSDMKSIKIARMQGRRIKDSREHYATFSNKEILKAYKKHYKAIAITQPEFEDLEERLEKTESLLSHYAERSSQKERRAKWEDRIEIPAKGTPTGIVSDVVYDVDGIAENMPKADMIKLIMAFQKRLEAEE